TTCGCAGATCAAGGTTGTTGTCTAAGTCGCCCGATACAAAAAGAAATTTGCCATCTGCGTCCTTTATAATAACCTCGATCCATACCTGTCTCTCCACAGTAAATCCGGAGGGAAGAAGATGCCCAGCTCCAGTATTGGTCACATGCACTGCTACCTGAAATTGAGACCCGGGGGTTACAGTTTGAGGGGCTTCTACTTCCATCTTGGCGCTATCTTTATGAAGTTCATAAACCTCCTGCATGTACTCTCTTTGAATCCTGGCTGCCTCTCCTTGGTTATCGGCATAGGGGAAAAAATCTACAAGATGATAGTCCACCCCAATCATTGAGTGGTTAGAGATTGGCCTCTCGGGTATATCAACTCCAGCCATGATGGCGGCGGGACCCTTTACCTTTTTTTGGTTGGGCTTACCCGGTAGTGTTCTCATATGACAATCATGGCAGGTTATACCCTTTTCTGGATAAACGCTTTCGTTAAATTCAGCAAAGGTTTCCTCTACCCTGAGTCCCTTTGGTGTAACTACATCGTGACAGGAGCCGCAAAACTCGGAGGTTATTATGTAATCGGATTTAACGCTCTTATGAAAGTAGTTTCGAACGGGCTTAAAGTCACCGTCAGAGCTTGAACCAAAAGGACCATATTTTTTTCGTCCGGGTTCCATAGGGAAATCACCGCTAACGAGCCCGTGATTCTTGGAGATTGAATGGCAAGAGTCGCATTGAACTCCCAGAACGCCGATGGGGGCCCTTTTCTCATTCGGAATTCTAGCATCTTCTCCGATTGCGATGCTGATAGGTGCGTGGCATTGAAAACAGAAGACGCCTACCTTCCCATTGCTATCGACTTGAACCTTTTCATTGAGTGCAAAGGCGACAGGACTTACCTGACCATAGGCATGGGGTGACATTATCCATTCGTCATATTGCCTCTGGTGACATTGCCTGCATTCCTGGGGGTGTCCAAAGTCTGAAGCTGTCGGAGTAAATATCTTAAAGCTGTCATCCAATATATGCAAAGGGATCATTACGATAAGCCCCGCTGTGACGATAAGGTGGGCTGTAAGCCAGCCCCGAAAAAGCGGCCTGTATTTTAGTTGGCTTATGGACTGAGACTCTAGTTTAGCCTTTTCCTCAAGAAGCAGAACTGCTTTTTTAAAATCGCCCCTTTCTTCCTCCTGGACTATTTCGCCCTTTGAAAGGAGTTCCTCCCAGTAATTGGCTTGTGTGGAAAGGGGTGAAGGAGTGTTGAGCTCCGTGCCTATAATTTTTTGGAATGCCCTTGATTTTCCAGCCAACAGCTCGTTTATTGATTTCGTAACCTTGTCCACTCGGGAGAGAACATTCTCTTGTTCAGCGGCGATGGAGGAAGGTATATTGGCGTAAAAATATCGTCCAATAATTCCTGTGA
This DNA window, taken from Thermodesulfobacteriota bacterium, encodes the following:
- a CDS encoding multiheme c-type cytochrome, which translates into the protein MIRISKTHKKFIGFTLIAGFIFWAVYRWGPNLPIPGIEDGIVYFLGILAVLLILFVITYSLRRRMARGMPGRLDNWLLAHIYLGLLALFIIALHAEFRFGWNYSTAGMIFLVLVIVTGIIGRYFYANIPSSIAAEQENVLSRVDKVTKSINELLAGKSRAFQKIIGTELNTPSPLSTQANYWEELLSKGEIVQEEERGDFKKAVLLLEEKAKLESQSISQLKYRPLFRGWLTAHLIVTAGLIVMIPLHILDDSFKIFTPTASDFGHPQECRQCHQRQYDEWIMSPHAYGQVSPVAFALNEKVQVDSNGKVGVFCFQCHAPISIAIGEDARIPNEKRAPIGVLGVQCDSCHSISKNHGLVSGDFPMEPGRKKYGPFGSSSDGDFKPVRNYFHKSVKSDYIITSEFCGSCHDVVTPKGLRVEETFAEFNESVYPEKGITCHDCHMRTLPGKPNQKKVKGPAAIMAGVDIPERPISNHSMIGVDYHLVDFFPYADNQGEAARIQREYMQEVYELHKDSAKMEVEAPQTVTPGSQFQVAVHVTNTGAGHLLPSGFTVERQVWIEVIIKDADGKFLFVSGDLDNNLDLRNRCSQDVKLDAAPIDKYLVNFQSEMLKVNPDGTEEDVFLTSQANKFVKHGIPPLETRIATYPVPVPLDAKGPLSVDVKLRFRNFSPLLFDRLGLDESLKKRLRIIDLASESRSIDVEGVEDVLTQQIGSSSDVNGETIVSSNSSSEEKLIGIIMEIDKEGGTITVNDAQRKKHVIKIDPKMLEGISLCNKVEIELENGAVKSIKKL